A genomic stretch from Dissulfurispira thermophila includes:
- the rpsJ gene encoding 30S ribosomal protein S10 codes for MNQKIRIKLKAYDHRLLDQSVKEIVDTAQRTGARIAGPIPLPTRINKFTILRSPHVDKKSREQFEIRTHKRLIDIYDPTPDTVDALMKLELASGVDVEIKL; via the coding sequence CAGAATAAAATTAAAGGCTTATGACCACAGATTGTTGGACCAGTCTGTAAAAGAGATAGTAGACACAGCGCAGAGGACAGGGGCACGGATTGCGGGTCCGATACCTTTGCCTACAAGAATAAACAAGTTTACAATACTCAGGTCGCCTCATGTGGATAAAAAGTCCAGAGAACAGTTTGAGATAAGGACACATAAAAGGCTTATAGATATATATGATCCCACTCCTGATACTGTTGATGCATTGATGAAATTAGAGTTAGCTTCAGGGGTAGATGTGGAGATAAAGCTATGA
- the rplC gene encoding 50S ribosomal protein L3, with the protein MTGILGKKLGMTQIFTEDGKLVPVTVIEAGPCCVVQVKTPEKDGYEAVKVGFIEARKEKNLSKPLIGAFKKAGTPVFKILKEFHMSGLQVGDMIKADSFSKGDKVTVSGISKGKGFQGVMKRHKFKGGPDSHGSMFNRAPGSIGASSFPSRVWKGMRMAGHMGSERVTMKNLTVVDVRPEQNLILIKGAVPGAVNSIVEIRKA; encoded by the coding sequence ATGACAGGTATTTTAGGGAAAAAACTCGGTATGACTCAGATATTTACTGAGGACGGCAAGCTTGTGCCTGTTACAGTAATAGAGGCAGGGCCATGCTGTGTAGTTCAGGTCAAGACACCTGAAAAAGATGGTTATGAGGCTGTAAAAGTTGGGTTTATTGAGGCAAGAAAAGAGAAGAATTTGTCAAAACCACTTATAGGTGCTTTTAAAAAAGCAGGGACTCCTGTGTTTAAGATATTAAAGGAATTCCATATGTCAGGTCTGCAGGTAGGAGACATGATAAAAGCAGATAGTTTCAGTAAGGGTGATAAAGTAACAGTATCCGGGATATCAAAAGGCAAGGGGTTTCAGGGTGTTATGAAAAGGCATAAATTCAAGGGAGGGCCTGATTCACATGGTTCCATGTTTAATAGGGCACCTGGCTCTATCGGTGCAAGCTCATTCCCTTCAAGAGTATGGAAAGGAATGAGGATGGCGGGCCATATGGGTAGTGAAAGGGTTACTATGAAAAACCTTACAGTTGTTGATGTGCGTCCTGAGCAAAATCTGATACTGATAAAAGGCGCTGTGCCGGGGGCTGTAAACTCAATTGTAGAGATAAGGAAGGCTTAA
- the rplD gene encoding 50S ribosomal protein L4 translates to MFEIEVKGINNDVKGKIALSDVIFNNPASESVVHSAVVSYLANQRQGTHATKTRGLVSGGGKKPWKQKKTGRARHGSIRSPIWRGGGIVFGPQPRDYSINLTKNMRKVALYKALTMKLSDGEVVVVDSISIDKPKTKDIIKIMNNLGLFDKTVLIVLPEKDENVMLSVRNIPTVDVIRVSDLNAYYIAAFDCVLFTSDAIEKLQSSIAEVAA, encoded by the coding sequence ATGTTTGAGATAGAGGTTAAAGGCATAAATAACGATGTAAAAGGCAAAATAGCCTTATCAGATGTAATATTTAATAACCCAGCTTCTGAGTCAGTGGTGCATAGTGCAGTTGTGAGTTATCTTGCAAATCAGAGACAGGGAACGCATGCAACAAAGACGAGAGGATTAGTCAGCGGTGGTGGCAAGAAACCGTGGAAACAGAAGAAGACGGGACGGGCAAGGCATGGTAGCATAAGATCTCCTATTTGGAGGGGTGGTGGTATAGTATTCGGACCTCAACCAAGAGATTACTCTATCAATCTAACAAAGAATATGAGGAAGGTTGCCTTATATAAGGCATTAACTATGAAGCTGTCAGATGGAGAAGTTGTAGTTGTAGATTCAATTTCTATTGATAAGCCAAAGACGAAAGATATAATCAAAATTATGAATAATTTAGGTTTATTTGACAAGACAGTGCTTATAGTTCTTCCTGAAAAGGACGAAAATGTAATGCTTTCTGTCAGGAATATTCCGACTGTAGATGTCATTAGGGTATCTGATCTTAATGCCTATTATATTGCAGCATTTGATTGCGTGCTGTTTACTTCTGATGCTATTGAAAAACTCCAGAGTAGTATAGCGGAGGTGGCTGCATGA
- the rplW gene encoding 50S ribosomal protein L23, translating into MKIIYDVIKRPLFTEKGMDIKERENKILIEVNPDSNKHEIRKAVEEIFKVKVAKVATINEKGKIKRFGRSVGRTSDRKKAIITLKKGEKLDFIET; encoded by the coding sequence ATGAAGATAATTTACGATGTGATAAAAAGACCGCTTTTCACAGAAAAGGGCATGGACATAAAAGAGAGAGAGAATAAGATTCTTATAGAGGTGAATCCTGATTCAAACAAACATGAAATTAGGAAGGCTGTGGAAGAGATATTTAAAGTGAAGGTTGCAAAGGTGGCAACAATCAACGAGAAGGGGAAAATAAAGAGATTTGGCAGATCAGTAGGCAGGACATCTGATAGGAAAAAGGCAATAATAACATTAAAAAAGGGCGAAAAGCTTGATTTCATCGAGACATAA
- the rplB gene encoding 50S ribosomal protein L2, whose amino-acid sequence MGIRKYNPTSPGRRFQSSSDYKDITSEEPYKPLCVPLKKTGGRNNTGHVTAWQRGGGNKRIYRIIDFSRDKIGVPAIVKTIEYDPNRSARIALLKYRDGEYRYILAPVGLNVGDTVMSGPDVEIKPGNALPISAIPLGTMIHNIELNPGQGAKLVRTAGASAQIVAKEGKFAQIKMPSGEVRKVMTACMATVGQIGNVEHENISYGKAGRKRYLGKRPHVRGVAMNPIDHPLGGGEGKSSGGRPACSPWGKPEGVKTRRNKRTDKFIVKRRK is encoded by the coding sequence ATGGGAATAAGGAAATATAATCCAACATCACCTGGAAGGAGATTCCAGAGTTCATCAGATTACAAGGATATAACCTCAGAAGAGCCATATAAACCGCTTTGTGTACCTTTAAAAAAGACAGGCGGAAGGAATAATACAGGCCATGTTACAGCATGGCAGAGGGGTGGCGGGAACAAACGCATATACAGGATAATAGATTTTAGCCGTGATAAAATAGGGGTGCCGGCTATTGTTAAGACAATAGAGTATGACCCAAATAGATCAGCACGGATAGCCCTTCTCAAATACAGAGATGGTGAGTACAGATATATACTTGCACCTGTTGGTCTTAATGTTGGAGATACTGTGATGTCAGGTCCTGATGTAGAGATAAAACCTGGCAATGCATTGCCGATAAGTGCTATTCCTCTGGGCACTATGATTCATAATATAGAGCTAAATCCGGGACAGGGTGCAAAACTTGTAAGGACTGCTGGTGCATCTGCTCAGATTGTTGCAAAGGAAGGAAAGTTTGCACAGATAAAAATGCCATCAGGCGAGGTAAGAAAGGTCATGACCGCATGTATGGCAACCGTAGGACAGATTGGAAATGTTGAGCATGAAAATATTTCCTACGGAAAGGCTGGAAGAAAGAGGTATCTGGGCAAGAGACCTCATGTAAGAGGTGTTGCCATGAATCCTATAGATCATCCACTGGGAGGCGGTGAAGGTAAGTCTTCTGGAGGCAGGCCCGCCTGCTCTCCATGGGGTAAGCCTGAAGGTGTAAAAACAAGACGGAATAAAAGAACAGATAAATTTATTGTAAAGAGAAGGAAGTAA
- the rpsS gene encoding 30S ribosomal protein S19 — MPRSLKKGPYVEPKLMKKVEEMLSSGDKKMIKTWSRRSTIVPEFIGFTFAVHNGKKFIPVYVTENMVGHKLGEFAPTRTFKSHAGSEKTTSVKG; from the coding sequence GTGCCGAGATCCTTAAAAAAAGGCCCTTATGTAGAGCCAAAGCTGATGAAAAAGGTGGAAGAAATGCTTTCATCAGGAGACAAGAAAATGATAAAAACATGGTCAAGAAGATCTACTATAGTGCCTGAATTCATAGGTTTTACATTTGCTGTGCACAATGGAAAGAAATTTATACCTGTATATGTTACAGAAAATATGGTTGGACACAAGCTTGGTGAGTTTGCACCTACAAGGACATTCAAAAGCCATGCAGGTTCGGAAAAGACAACATCCGTGAAAGGCTAA
- the rplV gene encoding 50S ribosomal protein L22, translated as MESKAILKYARITPRKARRVIDLIRGKKASEALITLRYMPYRGAGLVAKLLKSAMSNAEQKNSHVDIDKLKIKIALVDQGPVMKRMEPRAMGRANVIKKRTSHITIILSEE; from the coding sequence ATGGAATCAAAGGCAATTTTGAAATATGCAAGGATTACGCCAAGGAAGGCGAGAAGAGTTATTGACCTGATAAGAGGAAAGAAGGCATCAGAGGCATTAATAACACTTAGGTATATGCCTTATAGAGGAGCTGGGCTCGTTGCTAAGCTTTTGAAGTCAGCAATGTCAAATGCAGAACAAAAGAACAGCCATGTTGATATAGATAAATTAAAGATAAAGATTGCTCTTGTAGATCAGGGGCCTGTTATGAAGCGAATGGAACCCCGTGCCATGGGCAGGGCGAATGTGATTAAAAAGAGAACATCTCATATAACGATTATCCTGTCGGAGGAATAA
- the rpsC gene encoding 30S ribosomal protein S3, translating to MGQKTNPVGNRIGIIRTWESRWFQKKGYAESLIEDINVRNMIKEKLFHAGVSKIEIERPGQRLKIVIYTARPGIIIGKRGAEVEKLKKEIEDITGKQVSIDIKEVRKPEVNAQLVAENIALQLEKRVAFRRALKRAVSSAMRFGALGIKVQCSGRLAGAEIARSEWYREGRVPLSTFRADVDYGFAESKTTYGKIGIKVWIYHGDVLPEQSGASLSGE from the coding sequence ATGGGTCAGAAGACAAATCCAGTAGGCAATAGAATAGGAATAATAAGGACATGGGAGTCCAGGTGGTTTCAGAAAAAGGGCTATGCAGAAAGTCTCATTGAAGATATAAATGTGCGTAACATGATTAAGGAAAAATTGTTTCATGCAGGTGTTTCAAAGATAGAGATAGAAAGACCGGGGCAGAGATTGAAGATTGTAATATATACTGCGAGACCCGGCATAATAATAGGCAAAAGAGGTGCTGAGGTAGAGAAGCTTAAAAAAGAAATTGAGGATATAACAGGAAAGCAGGTTTCTATTGATATAAAAGAGGTAAGAAAGCCCGAGGTGAATGCTCAACTCGTTGCAGAAAACATTGCACTGCAACTCGAAAAGAGGGTTGCATTTAGAAGAGCATTGAAACGGGCGGTATCTTCTGCTATGAGGTTTGGAGCGCTCGGCATAAAGGTCCAGTGTTCTGGAAGACTTGCAGGTGCTGAAATAGCAAGATCTGAATGGTACAGGGAGGGAAGGGTTCCACTCAGCACATTCAGAGCAGATGTAGATTATGGTTTTGCAGAATCAAAAACAACCTACGGTAAGATAGGAATAAAGGTTTGGATATACCACGGTGATGTTCTTCCTGAGCAATCAGGGGCTTCGCTATCAGGAGAGTAA
- the rplP gene encoding 50S ribosomal protein L16 encodes MLAPKKVKYRKMMKGRMSGKAYRGSDVSFGEFGIKAMEPGWITSRQIEAARVAITRHAKKGCKVWIRIFPDKPITKKPAETRMGKGKGNPEYWVAVVKPGRILYEVSGISEEVAREAFDRASQKLPVATKFVKRQEVIS; translated from the coding sequence ATGTTAGCACCTAAGAAAGTAAAATACAGAAAGATGATGAAAGGCAGGATGAGTGGAAAGGCATACAGGGGATCTGATGTCTCTTTTGGAGAGTTTGGCATAAAAGCCATGGAGCCGGGCTGGATAACAAGCCGCCAGATAGAGGCAGCCAGAGTTGCTATAACGAGGCATGCCAAAAAAGGCTGTAAGGTGTGGATAAGGATATTCCCTGATAAACCTATAACCAAAAAACCTGCTGAAACAAGAATGGGTAAAGGTAAAGGAAATCCAGAATACTGGGTTGCTGTTGTAAAGCCGGGAAGGATACTTTACGAAGTATCAGGTATCAGCGAAGAAGTTGCAAGAGAGGCATTTGATAGGGCGTCACAGAAACTGCCTGTTGCAACAAAATTTGTGAAGAGGCAGGAGGTTATATCATGA
- the rpmC gene encoding 50S ribosomal protein L29 produces MKSSELTGLSIEELKQKEMDLRKELFNLRFQLSKGELANNMRVRAVRKDIARVLTIMTQKQKGE; encoded by the coding sequence ATGAAGTCCTCTGAACTTACAGGGCTTTCAATAGAAGAATTAAAGCAGAAAGAGATGGACCTGCGAAAGGAATTATTTAATCTAAGGTTTCAGCTTTCTAAGGGAGAATTAGCAAATAATATGAGGGTGCGTGCAGTTCGTAAGGATATAGCACGGGTGCTTACTATAATGACACAAAAGCAAAAAGGGGAATAG
- the rpsQ gene encoding 30S ribosomal protein S17, which yields MPKKVYTGKVVSDKMDKTVVVAVTRTFQHPLYKKTVKKITKFKAHDEENKCKIGDIVQIIESRPISKDKRWQVIKIVEGEGR from the coding sequence ATGCCTAAGAAGGTTTATACAGGTAAGGTAGTAAGTGATAAAATGGACAAAACAGTAGTTGTTGCTGTGACAAGGACATTTCAACATCCATTATATAAAAAGACAGTTAAAAAGATTACCAAGTTTAAAGCACATGATGAAGAAAACAAATGCAAGATTGGAGACATAGTACAGATAATAGAAAGCAGACCAATAAGCAAGGACAAAAGGTGGCAGGTAATCAAAATAGTCGAAGGTGAGGGCAGATAG
- the rplN gene encoding 50S ribosomal protein L14 — translation MIQPRSILEVADNSGAKRVQCIRVLGGSNRRYARLGDIIVVSVKEAIPEGNIKKGAKAKAVVVRTRKETRRPDGSYIRFDQNAVVLINNQLEPIGTRIFGPVARELRWKEFMKIISLAPEVL, via the coding sequence ATGATACAGCCGAGGAGCATTCTTGAAGTAGCAGACAACTCAGGAGCTAAAAGGGTCCAGTGTATAAGGGTGCTTGGTGGTTCCAATAGGAGATATGCAAGGCTCGGTGACATTATTGTCGTGAGCGTAAAAGAGGCTATCCCAGAAGGTAATATAAAAAAGGGTGCAAAGGCAAAGGCTGTTGTTGTAAGAACAAGAAAAGAAACAAGGAGACCTGACGGCTCATATATAAGATTTGACCAGAATGCCGTTGTTCTTATAAATAACCAGTTGGAACCTATAGGAACAAGGATATTTGGTCCGGTTGCAAGGGAGTTGAGATGGAAAGAGTTTATGAAGATCATATCTCTTGCCCCGGAGGTATTATAA
- the rplX gene encoding 50S ribosomal protein L24 yields MGLRIKKGDTALVISGKNKGKSGRVLSVLPAKERVIVEGLNIVKKHMKPNKQYTQGGIIEKEAPIHISNVMLICPKCSKPTRIGTTVYDDGKKMRTCKKCKEVID; encoded by the coding sequence GTGGGTTTAAGAATAAAAAAAGGTGATACAGCACTTGTTATATCAGGAAAGAACAAAGGGAAGAGCGGAAGGGTGCTTTCTGTTCTTCCTGCTAAAGAGCGTGTTATTGTGGAAGGCTTAAACATTGTAAAAAAGCATATGAAGCCTAACAAGCAATATACGCAGGGCGGGATAATTGAAAAAGAGGCACCAATACATATATCAAATGTCATGCTTATATGCCCGAAATGCAGTAAGCCTACAAGAATAGGCACTACCGTATATGATGATGGAAAAAAGATGAGGACATGTAAGAAGTGTAAGGAGGTTATAGATTAA
- the rplE gene encoding 50S ribosomal protein L5 yields MAPRLKEKYTKEIVPAIMKEFSYKCIMQVPRIEKVVVHVTLGEATQNIKLLDAAEKELALITGQKPLITKSKKAIAGFKLKKGVPLGCKVTLRGERMYEFLDRLISLALPRIRDFKGLSGKSFDGKGNYSFGLKEQYIFPEIDYDKVEMVHGLDITICTTAKTDEECKALLRHFGMPFRR; encoded by the coding sequence ATGGCACCCAGGTTAAAAGAAAAATATACAAAAGAGATAGTGCCGGCGATAATGAAAGAGTTTTCATATAAATGCATTATGCAGGTCCCGAGGATTGAAAAAGTCGTGGTTCATGTTACCTTGGGAGAGGCAACCCAGAATATCAAACTTCTCGATGCTGCTGAAAAAGAGCTTGCATTAATTACTGGGCAGAAGCCTCTTATAACAAAATCAAAGAAGGCAATAGCGGGCTTTAAATTGAAAAAAGGAGTTCCACTTGGATGCAAAGTTACTCTGAGGGGCGAGAGGATGTATGAATTTTTAGACAGGCTTATCAGTCTTGCATTGCCAAGGATAAGGGATTTCAAAGGGCTATCAGGGAAGTCCTTTGACGGAAAAGGCAATTATTCCTTTGGTCTTAAGGAGCAGTATATATTCCCTGAGATAGACTATGACAAGGTTGAGATGGTGCATGGTCTTGACATAACCATATGTACTACTGCAAAAACAGATGAAGAGTGTAAGGCATTGCTAAGACACTTTGGGATGCCTTTTAGAAGGTAA
- a CDS encoding type Z 30S ribosomal protein S14: MAKTCMIEKSKRPPKFMVQAHNRCKVCGRPRAYIRKFGLCRICFRTLALKGQIPGVTKSSW; encoded by the coding sequence GTGGCAAAGACATGCATGATTGAGAAATCTAAAAGGCCGCCAAAATTCATGGTGCAGGCTCATAATAGATGCAAAGTATGCGGCAGGCCAAGGGCTTATATAAGAAAGTTTGGTCTTTGTAGGATTTGTTTTAGGACACTTGCCCTTAAGGGACAGATACCCGGGGTAACAAAATCAAGCTGGTAA
- the rpsH gene encoding 30S ribosomal protein S8 — protein sequence MLTDPIADMLTRMRNAILIKSEKVDIPASKMKVEIAKILKEEGFIKSYKIIKDKKQGILRVTLKYTPENESVISGLKRISKPGRRVYVGKSEVPHVMGGVGIAIITTPKGILSDKGCRAEGVGGEVLCYIW from the coding sequence ATGCTCACTGATCCAATTGCAGATATGCTGACGCGAATGAGAAATGCAATTCTCATAAAGAGCGAAAAGGTTGACATACCTGCTTCCAAGATGAAGGTTGAAATAGCAAAGATTCTGAAGGAAGAGGGATTCATAAAATCTTATAAGATTATTAAAGATAAAAAACAGGGTATTTTAAGGGTAACCCTTAAATATACACCTGAAAATGAGTCCGTAATATCAGGGCTCAAGAGGATAAGCAAACCCGGAAGAAGGGTTTATGTTGGAAAAAGTGAAGTTCCCCATGTAATGGGTGGTGTTGGAATTGCAATTATAACAACTCCAAAAGGCATATTGAGTGATAAAGGATGCCGTGCCGAGGGTGTTGGCGGTGAAGTTTTGTGCTATATTTGGTAG
- the rplF gene encoding 50S ribosomal protein L6, with product MSRIGKQPIEIPQGVNVEIRNDMVRVKGPKGELSYTLPDGIRASLIDSKLLLERGSDTKVDRALHGLARSLLSNMVKGVSTGYERVLEITGIGYRAQVKGNKIVFTLGYSHPIEFELPLGVSAKVDEKQTTITLSGIDKQLLGQVAANIKELRAPDAYKGKGIRYAGERIKLKAGKTGKK from the coding sequence ATGTCAAGGATAGGTAAGCAACCAATAGAGATACCTCAAGGTGTAAATGTAGAGATCAGAAATGATATGGTTAGGGTAAAAGGACCGAAGGGCGAGCTCAGTTATACCCTCCCTGATGGCATCAGGGCATCTCTTATTGACAGTAAGCTTTTATTAGAAAGGGGTTCTGATACAAAGGTAGACAGGGCACTTCATGGGCTTGCACGCAGCCTGCTATCAAACATGGTAAAAGGTGTTTCCACTGGATATGAAAGGGTGCTTGAAATAACGGGTATTGGCTACAGAGCACAGGTGAAAGGGAATAAAATCGTCTTTACACTTGGATACTCACATCCTATTGAATTTGAACTGCCTCTTGGGGTTAGTGCAAAGGTAGATGAAAAACAAACGACGATCACACTCAGCGGTATTGATAAACAACTCCTTGGGCAGGTTGCAGCAAATATTAAAGAGCTCAGAGCTCCTGATGCTTACAAGGGTAAAGGCATCAGATACGCAGGTGAAAGAATTAAGCTGAAGGCGGGTAAGACAGGAAAGAAATAA
- the rplR gene encoding 50S ribosomal protein L18: MNIKELARERRHARIRKRVFGTSERPRLSVFRSLNHVYAQIIDDTKGHTIVSASTIDKELKDEKGHKGNAAMAKKVGQLIASRAMGVGIKRVVFDRGGYKYHGCIKALADAAREGGLEF, from the coding sequence GTGAACATTAAAGAACTGGCAAGGGAAAGAAGACATGCAAGAATAAGGAAAAGGGTGTTCGGAACATCTGAAAGACCGAGACTCAGCGTCTTCAGGAGCCTTAACCATGTATATGCTCAGATTATTGACGATACAAAAGGACATACAATTGTATCAGCCTCTACTATCGATAAAGAACTCAAGGATGAAAAGGGTCATAAGGGCAATGCAGCAATGGCCAAGAAGGTTGGTCAATTAATTGCTTCGAGAGCGATGGGTGTTGGAATAAAGAGAGTAGTATTTGATAGAGGTGGATATAAATATCATGGCTGCATAAAGGCCCTTGCTGATGCTGCAAGGGAAGGCGGGCTGGAGTTTTAG
- the rpsE gene encoding 30S ribosomal protein S5, which yields MKSERIDAEGLNLKDKVVYINRVAKVVKGGRRFSFSALVVVGDENGIVGVGKGKATEVPEAIRKAVEQAKKRLMRFPLKDGTIPHRIIGRYGSNSVVMNPAKKGTGLIAGGPVRAVFEVAGIHDIVAKSLGSHNPFNAVKATLNGLSSLKNPETVLKLRGKSEEEPVTEETGE from the coding sequence GTGAAGAGTGAGAGAATCGACGCCGAGGGACTTAATTTAAAGGATAAGGTTGTGTACATAAACAGAGTTGCCAAGGTTGTAAAAGGCGGTAGGAGGTTTTCCTTCAGCGCCCTTGTTGTAGTTGGAGACGAAAACGGTATTGTTGGTGTTGGAAAAGGCAAGGCAACCGAGGTTCCTGAAGCCATAAGAAAAGCTGTAGAACAAGCAAAAAAAAGGCTTATGAGATTTCCATTAAAGGACGGAACAATACCACATAGGATTATAGGGCGATATGGTTCTAACTCAGTGGTTATGAATCCTGCAAAGAAAGGTACAGGGCTGATTGCGGGAGGGCCTGTTCGTGCTGTCTTTGAGGTAGCTGGCATACATGACATAGTAGCAAAGTCTCTTGGTAGTCATAATCCATTTAACGCTGTGAAGGCTACATTAAATGGTTTGAGTAGTTTAAAGAACCCTGAGACTGTTTTGAAACTCAGGGGAAAATCAGAGGAAGAGCCAGTAACAGAAGAAACTGGCGAATAA
- the rplO gene encoding 50S ribosomal protein L15, with translation MKIQDLTPSKGSRRRAKRIGRGPGSGHGKTATKGHKGQRARSGGTKGPFFEGGQTPLQRRLPKRGFKNALFKKEYAILNLKDISRLNFDVITPDILIEKKVIKDIKDGIKILGVGALNKSMTIKAHAFSSSAIAKINAAGGKAEIISPSKVL, from the coding sequence ATGAAAATACAGGACTTAACCCCGTCAAAGGGCAGCAGAAGACGAGCCAAGAGGATAGGCAGAGGACCAGGCTCAGGGCACGGAAAGACTGCGACAAAGGGACATAAAGGACAAAGAGCCCGTTCAGGGGGTACAAAAGGTCCTTTTTTTGAGGGTGGTCAGACACCTTTGCAGAGGAGATTGCCAAAAAGAGGATTTAAGAACGCACTATTCAAAAAGGAGTATGCAATCCTAAACCTCAAGGACATTTCAAGATTAAATTTTGATGTTATAACCCCTGATATATTGATAGAAAAGAAGGTTATAAAGGATATAAAGGATGGCATAAAGATACTCGGGGTAGGCGCCTTAAATAAATCAATGACCATAAAGGCGCATGCCTTTAGCTCTTCAGCAATAGCAAAGATAAATGCTGCGGGCGGTAAGGCAGAGATAATTTCGCCTTCGAAGGTGCTTTAA
- the secY gene encoding preprotein translocase subunit SecY has product MGVLANIRNIFKVPELKVRIFFTLSLLVVYRIGAHIPTPGIKGEALSKFLTEKGGALMGFFDMFSGGALSRVTIFALGIMPYISASIIFQLLTVVIPSLGRLAKEGEAGKKKIVKYTRYATVVIAAIQSLGIAIGIEGMSGGQFVQNPGWSFRLLTMITLTSGTAFLMWLGEQITERGIGNGISLIIFAGIVARFPHAIVSTFSLVRAGELSIFFVLILVAMMLVVVGGIIFIERGQRKIPVQYARRVVGRKVFGGQTTHLPLKINTSGVIPPIFASSIIMFPATVAGFIAIPWVQGIAKQLSPGTVLYTMLYVGLIFFFSYFYTAVIFNPVDIADNLQKHGGFIPGIRPGQKTSEYIYRVLTRLTFVGAVYLAIVCVMPELLIKRFNVPFYFGGTSLLIAVGVALDTVSQIESHLVTRSYEGFLKRGRLRGRRG; this is encoded by the coding sequence TTGGGAGTTCTTGCAAACATCAGAAATATATTTAAGGTCCCTGAACTCAAGGTCAGGATTTTTTTTACATTAAGTCTCCTTGTTGTCTATAGAATAGGGGCACACATACCAACGCCGGGAATTAAGGGTGAAGCTCTAAGTAAATTCCTTACAGAAAAAGGCGGAGCCCTTATGGGCTTTTTCGATATGTTCTCTGGAGGTGCGCTATCCAGGGTTACTATTTTTGCTCTCGGCATAATGCCCTATATCAGTGCATCCATTATATTTCAACTTCTGACAGTTGTTATTCCTTCCCTCGGAAGACTCGCAAAAGAGGGAGAGGCGGGTAAAAAGAAGATAGTAAAATATACGAGATATGCTACCGTGGTAATAGCCGCCATTCAGTCTCTGGGAATAGCAATTGGTATTGAGGGCATGTCAGGCGGACAGTTTGTGCAAAATCCAGGATGGTCATTCAGACTTCTTACAATGATTACTCTTACATCAGGCACTGCCTTTTTGATGTGGCTTGGCGAACAAATAACCGAAAGAGGCATTGGCAACGGCATATCCCTGATAATTTTTGCTGGCATAGTAGCAAGATTTCCACATGCTATAGTCAGCACATTTAGCCTTGTAAGGGCTGGTGAACTTTCTATATTTTTTGTCCTGATACTTGTTGCAATGATGTTAGTTGTTGTCGGTGGGATCATATTTATAGAGAGGGGTCAAAGAAAGATTCCTGTGCAATATGCAAGAAGGGTTGTGGGCAGAAAAGTTTTTGGTGGACAGACTACACACCTGCCACTGAAAATCAACACATCAGGGGTTATCCCTCCGATATTTGCTTCCTCAATAATCATGTTTCCTGCAACAGTAGCGGGCTTTATTGCCATTCCATGGGTTCAGGGCATAGCAAAGCAGCTATCACCCGGTACTGTTTTGTATACAATGCTCTATGTTGGCTTGATATTTTTCTTTAGCTATTTTTATACAGCAGTGATATTTAACCCTGTGGATATTGCCGACAATTTACAGAAACACGGTGGTTTTATCCCTGGTATCAGACCTGGGCAGAAGACATCAGAATATATATACAGGGTGCTCACAAGGCTCACATTTGTTGGTGCAGTTTATCTTGCCATTGTATGTGTAATGCCTGAGCTTTTAATCAAGAGGTTTAATGTGCCTTTTTATTTTGGTGGCACATCTCTTCTCATAGCTGTTGGAGTCGCCCTTGATACGGTTTCTCAGATAGAATCTCATCTGGTGACAAGGTCTTACGAAGGATTTCTCAAGAGGGGAAGACTGAGAGGCAGAAGAGGGTGA